The Terriglobus roseus sequence GCCAGCCTTCTGCAGCTTGACGATGGGCTTCAGAGACTCTTCGACAGGTACCTTTGCATCGATGCGATGGAGCTGCCACAGATCGATGGTTTCGACCTTCAGGCGGCGCATGCTCATCAACGCTTCCTGCTCAAGGTATTCCGGACGACCGACGGGCAGCCACTTGTTGGGACCTACGCGGCAGAGGCCACCCTTGGTCGCGATGACGACGCCGGCCTTGTAGGGAGCAAGAGCTTCCGCGATCAATTCTTCACTGACGTAGGGGCCATAGCTGTCGGCGGTGTCGATAAAGTTGACGCCAATTTCGACCGCTCGCTTGAGAACCTTGATGGCGCCGTCGTGGTCCTTGGGCGGACCCCACACGCCTTCGCCGGTGATACGCATGGCTCCGTAGCCGAGCCGGTTGATTTCGAGGTCGCCGCCGAGTTTGAACGTCTTCTGAATGCTCATGGTTCGTTGGATGTGTTGTGGGTTGGCTTGGTTCCTTGATTGGTGAACGGGATTTGGTGTGGCACCCGGGTGAGTGGTCCATACACCACGGGCATGAAATCCCTCAGCGGCTGAAGCCGATCTTGCCTTGGGGCTGTTATGGCATGGCTAAAGCCATGCCCCTCCGACAGAAGTCGCGCTTTGCGCGAAACCCACTCATGCGCATGGAGCGCGCATGAATGGGGCACCCGGTCGATGGGGTGGCTAAAGCTCTGCCTTCGCAGGAAGTCGCGCTTTGCAGGAACCCGCTCATGCGCATGGAGCGCGCATGAATGGGCACCCGGCGCCCGGCGTGTCTAGTCGTTCGGAAGGGCACAGCTGAAGCTGCGCCCTTCCGAACGCTCGGCTATCGTGCCTATAAAACCGTCCGGGTTCGCGGTTTGCGCGGATAGCCCACCCTTTTCCTTCGGAAAGGAATGGGGCACCCGGTTGGTTGGGCTGGTCGCTTTTGGTTTGCGTCTAAACTGCTGTGCGGGCCATGTCTTTTTCTCGGGTTGTGTTGCTATGCGGTTGTCTTGTCGCTTTTGCTGCGCCGATGGTGCGCGCGCAGGAGCGGCCTTCGTTGCCTCTTGAAGCTTCGCCGGGGAACGGGTTGCGGCGGACGCGGCTCTATCTGAAGGACGGTTCGTTCCAGGTCGTGCTTTCGTACACGGTTAAAGGAAGCAACGTCTTCTATCTATCGGCCGAACGTGGCGCCGAGCAGGAGATCATCCCGCTCAATCTCGTGGACCTTGAAAAGACTCGCACGTGGGAGCAACAGGCGCAGGCACAGCGGAGCGGGGCCCCTGCGGTGCAGATTGATCCGGAACTGGCGAAGGAAGAGGCAGACCGTGCGGCCCACAGTCCCGAGGTGGCGAAGGATCTCCACCTGCCGGATGAGGATTCGATCCTCGTGCTGGACACCTACCGGGGCCAGCCGCAGCTTGCGATCCTGCAGCAGACCGATGGCGAGTTGAATCGGCAACAGGCCCACAACATCCTGCGGCAGACGCTCAACCCCATGGCGCACGCGCACCAGTTGGTTGAGATCAAGGGACAGACAGCGCCGGTGCAGTTGCATGTGGCCGATCCGGAGATCTACGTACGGATGGACGATGAAGAGAGCGAGCCGGCGCGCGGTGGCGCTTTCGAGGTGGATACCAACGGCAATCGCGGCCGCAAGATTGAATCACCCTCGCCGAAGAGCCAGTATGTGATCGTGCGTGTGGATGTGCGGCGCGACGTGCGGATTGTGACCAGTTTCAGCATCGGCCTGCTCGGCAGCACCAAGCGTCAGGCAGATGTGGTCGAAACGACTCGCACGCTGATGCCCGGTGGCCACTGGCTTAAGATCGTGCCGAAAGAGCCACTGAGCTTCGGCGAGTATGCGCTGATCGAAGTGATCGACGACAAGACGGTGAATACCGGCGTGTGGGACTTCGGGGTTCGGCCTACTGCGGGACCGAATCGCGACGCGATTCTGCCGGAAGTCCGCCGCGCGCCATCGCTGGCACCGCGTCGTTCGCAGCCGTAGAGGTCTCATGCCCGTCGATGGTACCGGGCGAAAAGATGGATCCCATGCCTGCCACCGCAAGGTTGTCTCGCGTGGTGCCCTTGACGTGATACATCATGTCGTCGGCGGCTTTGATGATGCCCTCGATATCGCGCGCGTCATCCGGGTAGGTGGCCATGCCGAAAGAGGCACGCAGTTCCAGCGACAGACCCTCACCCTCAAGAAACCGTGCCTCGCGCAGAGCAAAGAAGAGCTTTGTGGCCAGTTCGCGACCGGCGACCTTGCCGTGGTCGGGCAGCAGGCAGACAAACTCGTCACCACCATAGCGGAAGGCCGGTACGGCGGGGCCGATGGTCTGTTTGATGAGGTCGCCGACCTCGGCCAGCAGGCGGCTGCCGACCAGGTGGCCGTGTGTGTCGTTGATGCTCTTGAAGTGGTCCAGGTCCAGGAAGAGCAGGCTGAAGGGCGCGCGTTGATTCGTCGCCAGGCGCTCTTCCAGCAGCGTGTACAGGTGCCTTGCGTTGAACAGGCCGGTGCAATCGTCCGAGATGGAGAGCAGGTGAATCCGCTCCATGTCCGCGGCGTTACGGACGGCGATGGCGGTGAAGTCGCAGAGCACGCGCAGGAACTGGATGGAGTAATCGCTGAGCAGGTCGACCTTGCTGTTGAGCAACTGGATGACACCCACCACGCCATCTGCGGACCGGACGGGCACGCAGGCGATGGAGTTGATGTTGAGGCCAGGATTCTTACGGCTGAATTCCTGCCATCGGGGCTCGACGCTCGTGTCCGGGACGACCATTGGATTACCCGTCAACGCCACCCAGCCGGCGACGCCTTCGCCCATGGGAACGCGCAGGCCTCGCAGGCTCTTGCTGTCTTCCCCGACCGCGATGACGTAATAGAGGTCGTTCTTTTCCTTGTCGACGAGCATCATCGACCACCGCTCCGGACCGAAGAACTGGGCCATCTTGGTCATAACGGTGGTGAGCACGATTTCCAGTTCCAGCGTGGAGGTCAGCGCGCGGGCAACATCGTGGAACAGCCGCGTGTAGTCCTGCTGGATGGCGTGCGTGAATTCGAGTTCTAGGTCTTTCTGTGACTTTCTTGCCATGATCTCCGCTGCGGGTCGTGCTCTGGATTGGTGTAACCCCGGACGATCTTCGTGTCGCTATTGGATGAGTAAAACACGCGTATCCGCGGGTGAACAGATGCCACGAAGTCAAATACGTGCAAGGACGGCATGGCGATCTACAACGAAAGTTGTAGAAGGCCAAATGCCGTCAGGTTTTTATGGGAGAGATGAATTCCGTGACAAAAAATCGGGGGTCTAACCGCCGATATGCACCATGGAGCGGGATGGCTTGAGGAAGCCCGCCTCGCCGATGTGGTGGCGCTGCTCCTTGGTATGGACGACCGCCCGGATGTAGTCGCGCAGGCCGTTATCGTCAGCGCCGCGTGCCATACGCCCGTAGAGATCGTGGTCAACCTGGGAGAAGAGGCACGTACGGAGCTTGCCGTCGCTGGTGAGACGGATGCGTGAGCAGTGACCACAGAAGGGCCGCGAAACCGGCGCGATGATGCCGATTTCGCCGATGCCGTCGGCAAAGCCGTAGCGGCGGGCGGTTTCGCTGAGCGCGTTGGCGGGCAGTGACACGAGCGGCAGGACCCTGTTGAGGCGTTCGAGGATCTCGGCTTCCGTAACGACGGTGTCGCGGGACCAGATGCGGTCCTCTTCCAGCGGCATGAACTCGATGAAGCGGAGGATAACGCCTTCGCGCCGGGCGAACTCGCCGAATCCTTCGATCTGGTCGTCATTGAAGCCGCGGAGCAGCACACAGTTGACCTTGACGGGCGAGAGGCCGGCGTCCTGAGCGGCATGAATGCCGTCGAGGACTTTCTGGAAGGCTCGGGGAACGCGGGTGATGCGTGTGAAGGTTTCGGGATCGACGGCGTCCATGCTGACCGTAATGCGGTCCAGCCCAGCCTCCTTGAGGTCGCGCGCCATGCCGGCCAGCAGGTGGCCGTTGGTGGTGATGGCGATGTCGAGCGGCTTGCCGTCTTCGGTTGCGTTGTCGAGCTTGTCGTAGGCCGTGCGCAGGGTGCGAAGGTCGCGAATCAGATCCAGCAGGCCCGCTCGCAAGAGCGGTTCGCCGCCGGTGAGCCGGATTTTCTCGACGCCCATCTCGACCATCAGTCGCACCATCTTTGCGTAGGCGGCGATGGGCAGTTCGCTGTGCTCGGCACCATGCTCACCTGTGCGGCAGTAGACGCAGCGGTAGTTGCAGCGGTCGGTGACGGCGACGCGCAGGTCTGTGATGGCCCGGCCAAAGCGGTCGCGCAGACGCGGCTGGGCGTCTGCCGGCAGAATCGCGGGTTCGTCTGCCGGAATGGGGAGCGTTGTGGCCATGGGGCTAACTATTGTTGGATGCGAGGATCTGTTGGTTGGACGTAACTCTCTTTGATCGGTATTCGGGTGTCAACGACAAGACCCGTGCCAGGGCACGGGTCTTGGAACTTCCGACTACCGAAGGTGCCTAGTAGCTGGTGAACTCATGGAAGCCGCGGCGCATACTGATGCCCGAAAGCAGGCAGACAACGGAGATGGTGCCGGTGATGCAGGCCCAGTAAAACATGGGGTGAACCCAGCCCGGCGAGTGCGTCAGATCCTGGCCGACCCACAGAACGCCCACCAGCGTGGTGATGATTGCGGTCTGGAAGCCGATGGTGAGCAGCAACTGTCCGCGGCGGCGGCGACGGTCGACGATCTCAACTTCGGCCGGGGTCAGGTGGCGCTCGGATGTAAGAACAGGTGCGTGGCTCATCGGACTTGGAGTCTCCTGCGGGAAATCTTCTCAGTTATTACACCACATTCGATGCAGTCCCTGTAGCTGCAATCGGACACCGTTAGTCGATAAACGCCATGGTCTTGATGCCGGCGATGTCGAAGCGCTTGCGGCAGCGGGGATTGGTGCAGTTTGCCGTGTCGTCCCGCAGCACCATGTAGTTCATCGCCTTTGCGAAGCGGGCGCGGTCCCGTTCGTCGGCACGGCCGTTCAGCTGCTTCTTCTTGCGGCGCACGATCCAGTTCAGCGCGTACTCACCCGCGACGCCGCACTTGGTGCAGGTCAGCGTCATCGTCCGGGGCTCGGTCCGCTCATCAAAAAAGTCACGCTCTTCCATGTTTGTGAGCCTCCGTGGGAGAGCATAATCCTTTACGGCATGGCCGCGCGAATCGGTGGGCCAGGAGTGACCGGGATGAGCAGGGCGAAGAAGGAAGTGTTCTCGGTGACGAAAGCGGTGAAGTCGAATGCGCGGGATCGCGTCGGCACGCCACCGCCGGAGGTCGTGATTCCGGACGAGAAGACGCGGGCGGCCCGGCGTACGTCCAAGCACAAAGTGACGCTGCAGAAACTGTTGCAGCGGGAGGATGCATAGATGAGGAAGGTTTGGCTTGCCGCTGTTTTCGCGGTTGTTACGAGTGTTGCTGCGCAGGCGCAGGTGGCGCAGACGCTGGGGATCAACAAGGACAATCGCAGCATCACGGTGACGGCGACGGATATGGCTTTTGCAATGGCTGACCAGGCCGTCGTGCAGATCGGCTACCAGGCCTACGGCGAGGATGAGCAGACCGCCTACGCCGAGGGATCCCGCCGCTCCAACGCCATCACCGAGGCGCTTGCCGCAGCAAAAGTCCCTGCCGAGGCCATTGAGAGCCAGGACCAGCAGTTGCAGCCTCTGAATGAGTTTGAGCTCAAAAACCTGCCGGCTGCGCTGAAGAACATGAAGTTCCGCATCACGCAGAGCTGGAGCGTCCGCACCACACCCGATGCTGCCGCGAAGACGCTGGATATTGCGGTGAAGGCCGGAGCGAATCAGAGCGGCTCCATCGGCTGGGAGATGAAGGACGGCAGCATGCTGGAGGCTGCGGCGAGCGCGAAGGCGTTGGCGCACGCGCAGGTGATCGCCGCTCGTATGGCGGAGGGTCTGCACATCAAGGTGGGCTCGCTGCTGTACGCAAGCAACCAGGCACAGGAGCAGGTGCGGCCCGTGCCGATGATGGCGATGGCGATGCGGGCGAAGTCTGCGGATGTGAAGCCGCTGAGCATCTCGGCGCGACGTGTGGAACGTTCGGCGACAGTGTTTGCGATCTTTGCGATCGAATAACACGAAGTTTCGGGTGGAGCGGAGATCGGGCTTTCGGGAACTTTGCGTTCTTTAGAGTTTCCTGAGGCACTCCACTCCACCTTTCGCTTCGCAAGGAACGGGACACCCGGATTTCTGGTTGCCTGTTTTGTCCTGGTATCTGCGAGCCATCCGGGAGTAGACAGGCGTATAACGAGGGTGCGCACGACAGGGAGCCAGCCATGACCACCGCAACGCAGGAAGCGCCTACCGAGACACAGGTTCACCCGGAAGTTCCGCGTCCGCTGCCCGAAGCCGAGGCGATCTATCGCCGTTGGCTGGCACACCTGAACGCGGAGTTCACGCGCTACAACACCTGCACACGCCGCAGCGAAATCGTGCGTGACGAGCTGCATTCGCTGTTGCTGGGGCGCCCGCACGGTGGACGCATGAATGCTGCTCTCATCAGCGAGCTGCCGCTTGCAGTCCTGGCCGAGTCCATCGACCCGCGCAACGTGACGCTGCCGGCCGAGATGGAAGCCGACCTGGATCGGGAAAAGTTCAACAGCATCAAGCCGCTGCTGTGGTTCTGGCGGGGCTTCGACCGCACGGTTCTCGGCGCAAATCTCTGGCTGGGGCTACGCTTCCGGGCGATGCTTGGCCAGCACATCTTCGCCGGTCTGGGGAAGAATGTGCGGTTCTATCGCGATGTGAGTTTTGAGCGAGGCTACACGCTGACGTTCGAGGACAACACGATCGTGCGCCCCGGCACGTGCATCGACGACAGCAAGCCGCGCATTATCCGCGGAACGCTGGAACGGTAGCGGCGGGCGCCTGAGCGGGAGTCTCGAAACGCCGCGCTGGTAGACTCGCGAGAAGTATGAACCAGGAAGTTGCACTCATCCTTTTCGAGTTTGCCGCGCTCATCTTTGCGCTGACGTTCCACGAGTTTGCGCATGCGTGGACGGCGTCGTTCTTTGGCGATCAGACCGCTCGCCTGATGGGCCGCGTCACACTGAATCCTATCCGGCATCTGGATCCGCTTGGGTCCGTGGTGCTGCCGCTGGTGAGTGCGTTCGCACACTTTCCGTTGCTGGGATGGGCGAAGCCAACGCCGGTAACGACGCGCAACCTGCGCAACATCAAGCGCGACGACATCCTGGTCACGCTCGCCGGACCTGCTTCGAATGTGCTGCTGGCGGTCGCATCGCTGATTCTGCTGCTGATCATCAAGCATGCGTTTCCCGGCGGCCAGGTCGCCGTGCTGAACGCGGCGCTGCTCTCCGCGCGCATCGAGGGAGCAACGTTGCAGGGGCAGTCGGCCATCTTCCCCATCTCGCTGCTGCTCTACAGTTCGGTCGTCATCAACCTGCTGCTGGCCATCTTCAACCTGCTGCCAGTACCGCCGCTGGATGGATCGCGCATCCTGCGGCACTACCTGCCGTATAACGCGCTGCAGATGTATGACAACATCGGCGGGTTTGCGAACCTGATCATCCTGTACCTGTTAATGCGTTCGGGTGTGCTGAACATCTTCTACGGACCGGCGTTTACCTTGTTCAACCGGCTGTTGCTGTCGGCTTAATTTGTGCCTCAGAAGCATCGCGCTGAGCCGAACGCTTGGGTGCCCGCTTATTTCGCTGCTTTGTGAGAAAGGGTAGGGTGCCGTGCCTAGGCGACGCTTCATGCGATGTGGATGGTCCAGAATAGTTCGCTTGCGCGAATAACCGACCCTTTGCTGTGCAATGAATGGGGCGCCCGGGCCTTCATGCGGCACCCGGGTTGCTGTTCCGCTCGATGGTGACGGCCTTGTCCTTCCGATCCGCGCGGTTCAGCTATCCTCAGAGCAGTCATGAATGATCTTCAAGCCAAGCGCCGCGTATTGAGCGGCATGCGCCCCACGGGCCGTCTGCACCTGGGCAACTATATGGGCGCGCTGTACAACTGGGTGCGTCTGCAGGACCAGTACGACTGTTTCTTCTTCATTGCCGACTGGCATGCGCTGACGACCGACTACGCGAATCCGGGCGATGTCTGGCAGAAGTCGCATGATGTTGCGTTGGACTTTCTCGCCGCCGGCCTGGATCCCGAACGCTGCGTTATGTTCCGGCAGAGCGATGTGCTGCAGCACGCGGAGCTTAACCTGCTCTTTGGCAACCTGACGCCGCTGGGCTGGCTCGAGCGCGTGCCGACGTACAAGGACCAGCAGGAGCAGCTTCGCGAGAAGGATCTTGCGACCTATGGCTTCCTGGGTTACCCGTTGCTGCAGTCCGCGGACATCCTGCTGTACAAGCCGGCCTTTGTTCCCGTCGGGCAGGATCAGGTGGCGCACGTCGAGCTGACCCGCGAGGTCGCCCGTCGCTTTAACCAGCTCTATAGTTCGGCAGTCACGCCAGAGGTCGCAGCGGCGAAGTCGGACAAGGAACTGATGAAGGCAGAGGTGAGCGAGAACCTGATTGAGCTCGCGATCCTGCCGGAGCCGAAGGTGCTGCTTACGCCCTCGCCCAAGCTGCCCGGACTCGACGGCCGCAAGATGTCGAAGAGCTACGGCAACACCATTGCCCTGACCGAGAGCGAGGCCGACGTCCGCAAGAAGTTGAAGACGATGGTGACCGATCCCGCGCGTGTTCGCCGTACCGACCCTGGCGATCCGGATGTCTGCCCTGTGGGCGATCTGCACAAGGTCTTCTCCTCACCGGAGACGATGGCGAAGGTCTACGAGGGGTGTCGCAGCGCCGGCATTGGTTGCATCGAGTGCAAGGGCTGGGCGGCGGACAGCATCGTTCGCGAGATCGCACCCATCGCCGCACGCCGTGCGGAGTACGAGGCGCAGCCGGAGAAGGTGGAGCAAATTTTGACAGAAGGCGCGGCACGCGCCCGTTCTGTTGCTGAGGCCACCATGCGCGAGGTCCGCGTCGCGATGGGCCTTGCCCGAGCAAGCCACTAGAACTTCGGAGGCATCAGACATCGCCAGAGGAGAACCCGATGAGCAATGCTGCTGATGAGAAGTTCGTACCGAATGAGCCGAAGCCCGCGCCCGCAATGGATGCGAACCGCGCGGCCAATAGCAATCTTGCTCCGCAGGGTAAGGTGGACCTGAGCGATCAGGCGCCCGGGAGCAATTTCACGCCGGAGGGCGACCAGGAAGACGTGCCGAACATTGCGGCTACGGCGGAGTAAGGTTCTCACTTTCCCGGTATGCCCGCTGAGCCGGTTCGTCCCATGACCCGGTGCTCCACTCATGCGCCTTCTTTGCGCATGAGTGGGATATCGCGCGAAGCGCGACCCTGGCTGGAACAGTGCAACCCACTCATGACGATGAAGCCGTCATGAATGGGGCACCCCCTCGGTGATGCCGCCAGGTAGCGTGACCCGCGATCGTTTCGGTATTTTGTCCCCAGCTTTCCTCAGCCTCCGCTCGATGGCCACCGGCCTATTGCGCGATACTTGAAGGCAAGTGAGCGAGACGGTCGAACTCGAAGAGCGGGGGAGCGAGCAGGCGGAACCGCAGGCGCCTGCCGGTGAATCGCTGGTCCTGCAGTCTCCTCCGACGCCGGAGCCGGCAAAGCAGCCGAAGAAGCGTGAGCCTTCGCCTCCAAAGGAAGAGGCTTCGCAGTCGCCCTTCATGCTCACCGTGGGAGCCGTCTATGATGGCCCGCTGGATCTGTTGCTCGATCTGATCCGTCGGCAATCGATCGATATTTACGACATCCCGATTGCTCGCCTGACCGAACAGTTCCTGGCTTACACCGAGACGCTGAAGCAGACGGACGTCGACTCTGCCGGCGACTTTATCTACACGGCTGCGTTGCTCATTCACATCAAGAGCAAGATGCTGCTACCGCGTGAAGCGAGCGGCATTGCCGCAGGTGAGATTGAGGATCCGCGTCGTGAACTGG is a genomic window containing:
- a CDS encoding aldo/keto reductase — its product is MSIQKTFKLGGDLEINRLGYGAMRITGEGVWGPPKDHDGAIKVLKRAVEIGVNFIDTADSYGPYVSEELIAEALAPYKAGVVIATKGGLCRVGPNKWLPVGRPEYLEQEALMSMRRLKVETIDLWQLHRIDAKVPVEESLKPIVKLQKAGKIKHIGLSEVTPAEIEQARNVADIVSVQNEYNIGQRKSEATVEYCDKHNIAFIPWFPVAAGKLAKEGGPLDTAAKQHNATVSQLSLAWLLHRSPVILPIPGTTSIEHLEENFKSLDLELSDSEWQSLEAAAK
- a CDS encoding sensor domain-containing diguanylate cyclase — protein: MARKSQKDLELEFTHAIQQDYTRLFHDVARALTSTLELEIVLTTVMTKMAQFFGPERWSMMLVDKEKNDLYYVIAVGEDSKSLRGLRVPMGEGVAGWVALTGNPMVVPDTSVEPRWQEFSRKNPGLNINSIACVPVRSADGVVGVIQLLNSKVDLLSDYSIQFLRVLCDFTAIAVRNAADMERIHLLSISDDCTGLFNARHLYTLLEERLATNQRAPFSLLFLDLDHFKSINDTHGHLVGSRLLAEVGDLIKQTIGPAVPAFRYGGDEFVCLLPDHGKVAGRELATKLFFALREARFLEGEGLSLELRASFGMATYPDDARDIEGIIKAADDMMYHVKGTTRDNLAVAGMGSIFSPGTIDGHETSTAANDAVPAMARGGLPAESRRDSVPQ
- the moaA gene encoding GTP 3',8-cyclase MoaA, with protein sequence MATTLPIPADEPAILPADAQPRLRDRFGRAITDLRVAVTDRCNYRCVYCRTGEHGAEHSELPIAAYAKMVRLMVEMGVEKIRLTGGEPLLRAGLLDLIRDLRTLRTAYDKLDNATEDGKPLDIAITTNGHLLAGMARDLKEAGLDRITVSMDAVDPETFTRITRVPRAFQKVLDGIHAAQDAGLSPVKVNCVLLRGFNDDQIEGFGEFARREGVILRFIEFMPLEEDRIWSRDTVVTEAEILERLNRVLPLVSLPANALSETARRYGFADGIGEIGIIAPVSRPFCGHCSRIRLTSDGKLRTCLFSQVDHDLYGRMARGADDNGLRDYIRAVVHTKEQRHHIGEAGFLKPSRSMVHIGG
- a CDS encoding SIMPL domain-containing protein, coding for MRKVWLAAVFAVVTSVAAQAQVAQTLGINKDNRSITVTATDMAFAMADQAVVQIGYQAYGEDEQTAYAEGSRRSNAITEALAAAKVPAEAIESQDQQLQPLNEFELKNLPAALKNMKFRITQSWSVRTTPDAAAKTLDIAVKAGANQSGSIGWEMKDGSMLEAAASAKALAHAQVIAARMAEGLHIKVGSLLYASNQAQEQVRPVPMMAMAMRAKSADVKPLSISARRVERSATVFAIFAIE
- a CDS encoding site-2 protease family protein encodes the protein MNQEVALILFEFAALIFALTFHEFAHAWTASFFGDQTARLMGRVTLNPIRHLDPLGSVVLPLVSAFAHFPLLGWAKPTPVTTRNLRNIKRDDILVTLAGPASNVLLAVASLILLLIIKHAFPGGQVAVLNAALLSARIEGATLQGQSAIFPISLLLYSSVVINLLLAIFNLLPVPPLDGSRILRHYLPYNALQMYDNIGGFANLIILYLLMRSGVLNIFYGPAFTLFNRLLLSA
- the trpS gene encoding tryptophan--tRNA ligase, with translation MNDLQAKRRVLSGMRPTGRLHLGNYMGALYNWVRLQDQYDCFFFIADWHALTTDYANPGDVWQKSHDVALDFLAAGLDPERCVMFRQSDVLQHAELNLLFGNLTPLGWLERVPTYKDQQEQLREKDLATYGFLGYPLLQSADILLYKPAFVPVGQDQVAHVELTREVARRFNQLYSSAVTPEVAAAKSDKELMKAEVSENLIELAILPEPKVLLTPSPKLPGLDGRKMSKSYGNTIALTESEADVRKKLKTMVTDPARVRRTDPGDPDVCPVGDLHKVFSSPETMAKVYEGCRSAGIGCIECKGWAADSIVREIAPIAARRAEYEAQPEKVEQILTEGAARARSVAEATMREVRVAMGLARASH